The Streptomyces sp. 11x1 genomic sequence TCGCTCAGCGAGGACCTGCCGGTCGCGGTGATCATCGTGGACACGGAGGAGCGCGTCCGGGCCTTCCTGCCCCGACTGGAGGAAGTGCTCAAGGAGGGGGAGGGGCTGGTGGTCCTGGACGAGTGCGAGATCGTCGGTCGGCACGACCCGGCCGCGCGCTCGGCGGAAGGTAAGAGGTCCACGTGAACTGGCTGCTCGTCGTCGTCGGCGCGATGGTGGGCGCGCCCCTGCGCTATCTCACCGACCGGGCCGTGCAGTCCCGCCACGACACGGTCTTCCCCTGGGGGACCTTCATCGTGAACGTCGCCGGATCGCTGGTCCTCGGAGTTCTCACCGGTGCCGTGGCGGCCGGTGCCGCCTCCTCCCACCTGCAGCTTCTCCTGGGCACGGGACTCTGCGGGGCGCTCACCACGTATTCGACCTTCTCGTACGAGACCCTGCGCCTGGCCCAGGACGGCGCGCGCCTGCACGCCGTCGTCAACGTGACGGCGAGCGTGGTGGCCGGGCTGGGCGCGGCCTTCGTGGGGGTGTCGGTGGCGGAGGCCCTGTGGAGGTGAGCCGGGATCTTACCCGGCTGTAGTACGACTGCCTGTGCCGATACGACCCTGCGTCGTACCCGTGTACGTCGGCCACCCCCGCCCTCGCCCTCGCCGAGCAGAACTGGACCCCATGAGCACCATCAGCGTCGGTCAGGCAGTCGTCCTCGGAGCGGTGGAGGGGGTGACGGAGTTCCTGCCGGTGTCCTCCACCGGCCATCTGAAGATCACCGAGGGGCTGATGGGGATCCAGGTGGACGACAAGGCGGTGGTCGGGTTCTCGGCGGTCATCCAGGTCGGCGCGATCTCCGCGGTGCTCGTGTACTTCCGTCACGACATCGCGCGCATCGGGTCCGCCTGGTTCCGGGGGCTGTTCGACGCGGGGGAGCGGCAGGAGCGCGACTACCGGTTCGCGTGGTGGGTGATCGCCGCGACGATCCCGATCGTCGTCGTGGGGCTGGTCGCCCGGTCGCTGATCGAGGGGCCGCTCGCCTCCCTGTGGGTGGTGGCCGGCTCCCTGATCGTGGGCAGCGGCGTGATGTGGGTCGCCGAGCAGGTGGGCCGGCGCAGGCGCGCGGAGGAGGACACCCGGTTCCGGGACGCGATGCTCGTCGGCGGTTCGCAGATCCTCGCTTTGCTGTTCCCCGGTTTCTCCCGCTCCGGCGCCACCATGTCCACCGCGCTGCTGCTCGACCTCGACCGCGTCGCCGCCACCCGACTCTCCTTCTTCCTCGGCATCCCGGCTCTCACCGGCGCCGGTCTGTACGAGCTGAAGGACGCCCTCGGCGCGGGGGTGGGCGCGGCTCCGCTGATCGCCGGCACCACCGTGTCGTTCGCGGTCGCGTACGCCTCGGTCGCCTGGCTGCTGAAGTTCGTGACCAGGCACTCCTTCCAGGTGTTCGTGTCCTACCGGATCGTCGTCGGCGTGCTGCTGTTCGGGCTGCTCGCGGCCGGTGGCCTCAGCTGACGTGGCCCACAGGGCGCGGCCGGCGCCCGGCACACAGCTGATCCACCACCGCCCATGACCTGGAAGATCGAGTACGGACCCCCTTGACAGCCCCCTCCGGTCACCCGCAGGATCACCCCCGTGAACCTGTCAGACAGCCAGACAGGTGGCTCGGCACCCCGGCGCGTCAGCGCCATGGAAGCGGTGCTCACCCACCTCCGCGACGCCATCGAGCGCGGCAAGTACACCATCGGGGACAAGCTCCCCTCGGAGGCGGAGCTCTGCCGGCAGCTCGAAGTGAGCCGACCGGTCCTGCGCGAGGCGCTGCGCGCCCTTCAGGTGATGGGGCTGACCCAGTCCCGCACCGGCAAGGGCACCTTCGTGATCGCGAACGCCGTCGAGGACCCCACCTTCGGCGACTACGCGGCCAGCGACCTGCTGGAGGTGCGCCGGCACGTGGAGATCCCGGTCGCCGGGTACGCGGCGGTGCGCCGCACCCCGGAGAACCTGGACCATCTGGCCCACCTGCTGGACCGGATGGAGCGGGAGACCGACACCACCGCCTGGGTCGCGATGGACACCCTCTTCCATCTGGCCGTGGCGGAAGCCGCCCAGAACCCGGTGTTCCGCCGGGTGATCGAGGAGATCCGGGACGCACTGGCCCGCCAGTCGGCCTTCCTCAACGAACTGGGCGGCCGGCGCGAGCAGTCCAACCGAGAGCACCGGGCCATCGTCGAGGCGCTGATCGACGGTTCCGAACACGACGCGGTGGAGGCCATGTCCCACCACCTCGACCGCGTCGAGACCACCCTCACCGACATCGTGCGTTCCCCGCGCACGGACAGCTCCACGGAAGGCGGACCCGAGGCGTGAGCGAGCAGTCCCTCGAAAAAGACGCCGTACAGGCCGGGCAGCCGGCGGCCCACGTCGACGCCGGAGACGCCGGCTACAGCAAGTCCCTCAAGTCCCGCCACGTCAACATGATCGCCATCGGCGGCGCGATCGGCACCGGCCTCTTCCTCGGCGCCGGCGGCCGTCTCGTCGACGCCGGCCCGTCCCTGTTCATCGCGTACGCGGTCTGCGGAGTCTTCGCCTTCCTCGTCGTCCGCGCCCTCGGCGAACTGGTCCTCTACCGGCCCTCGTCCGGCGCCTTCGTGTCCTACGCCCGGGAG encodes the following:
- the crcB gene encoding fluoride efflux transporter CrcB, whose translation is MNWLLVVVGAMVGAPLRYLTDRAVQSRHDTVFPWGTFIVNVAGSLVLGVLTGAVAAGAASSHLQLLLGTGLCGALTTYSTFSYETLRLAQDGARLHAVVNVTASVVAGLGAAFVGVSVAEALWR
- a CDS encoding undecaprenyl-diphosphate phosphatase, yielding MSTISVGQAVVLGAVEGVTEFLPVSSTGHLKITEGLMGIQVDDKAVVGFSAVIQVGAISAVLVYFRHDIARIGSAWFRGLFDAGERQERDYRFAWWVIAATIPIVVVGLVARSLIEGPLASLWVVAGSLIVGSGVMWVAEQVGRRRRAEEDTRFRDAMLVGGSQILALLFPGFSRSGATMSTALLLDLDRVAATRLSFFLGIPALTGAGLYELKDALGAGVGAAPLIAGTTVSFAVAYASVAWLLKFVTRHSFQVFVSYRIVVGVLLFGLLAAGGLS
- a CDS encoding FadR/GntR family transcriptional regulator — protein: MNLSDSQTGGSAPRRVSAMEAVLTHLRDAIERGKYTIGDKLPSEAELCRQLEVSRPVLREALRALQVMGLTQSRTGKGTFVIANAVEDPTFGDYAASDLLEVRRHVEIPVAGYAAVRRTPENLDHLAHLLDRMERETDTTAWVAMDTLFHLAVAEAAQNPVFRRVIEEIRDALARQSAFLNELGGRREQSNREHRAIVEALIDGSEHDAVEAMSHHLDRVETTLTDIVRSPRTDSSTEGGPEA